The following are encoded in a window of Pseudalgibacter alginicilyticus genomic DNA:
- the rpoN gene encoding RNA polymerase factor sigma-54 — translation MLKQQLQFKLSQKLSPQQIQLMKLIQLPTQAFEQRLKQELEENPALESGKEALENDYDADLDNSNDDFNDSETIGNDDINVDEYLSDDEIPDYRTQVNNYSSDDEEKTMPYAAGTSFTQYLINQLNTYRLDDEAREIAEFLVGSVDESGYIRRSLSDIMDDLAFTQNVYTTEEKIQSVLHLVHQLDPAGVGARNLQECLSIQLHRKEKNADIALAANIIDSAFDQFTKKHYKKLMQKFDISELQLKDAISEIEHLNPKPGGSYSGNNRIVEHVVPDFAIKIVDGELELTLNGRNAPELHVSREYNNMLKGYKDSKEKSNSQKDAVIFIKQKLDAAKWFIEAIKQRQQTLFVTMSAIMHYQKDYFLTGDERKLKPMILKDIADEINMDVSTVSRVANSKYVDTPYGTKLIKEFFSESMKNDQGEDVSTREIKKILEIVIEEENKRKPLTDETLALILKDKGYPIARRTVAKYREQLDIPVARLRKKI, via the coding sequence ATGCTCAAGCAACAATTACAATTTAAGCTATCACAAAAGTTATCGCCGCAGCAGATTCAATTAATGAAATTGATACAGTTGCCTACGCAGGCTTTTGAGCAACGTTTAAAACAAGAACTTGAAGAAAACCCTGCACTTGAAAGTGGTAAAGAAGCTCTTGAAAATGATTATGATGCTGATTTAGATAATTCTAATGACGATTTTAATGATAGTGAAACTATAGGAAATGATGATATTAATGTTGATGAGTATTTAAGTGATGATGAAATACCGGATTATCGTACACAAGTAAATAATTATAGTAGTGATGATGAAGAAAAAACCATGCCTTATGCTGCTGGAACTTCATTTACACAATACTTAATTAATCAATTAAATACATACCGGTTGGATGATGAAGCTCGTGAAATTGCAGAATTTTTGGTTGGTAGCGTTGATGAAAGTGGTTATATCCGTAGATCTTTATCAGATATCATGGATGATTTAGCATTCACTCAAAATGTTTATACAACTGAAGAAAAAATTCAATCCGTGTTGCATCTTGTTCACCAATTAGACCCTGCAGGTGTAGGAGCACGTAATTTGCAGGAATGTTTAAGTATCCAATTGCATAGAAAAGAAAAAAATGCTGATATAGCTTTAGCTGCTAATATTATAGACTCTGCATTTGATCAGTTTACAAAAAAGCATTATAAAAAATTAATGCAGAAGTTTGATATCTCAGAACTTCAGCTAAAGGATGCTATTTCAGAAATTGAACATTTAAATCCAAAACCAGGAGGGTCTTATTCAGGAAATAATAGAATCGTTGAGCACGTGGTTCCAGATTTTGCTATTAAAATAGTTGATGGAGAATTAGAGTTAACTCTCAACGGTAGAAATGCACCAGAATTACATGTTTCAAGAGAATATAATAACATGTTAAAAGGCTATAAAGATTCTAAGGAAAAATCTAATTCTCAAAAAGATGCTGTTATATTTATTAAACAAAAATTGGATGCAGCAAAATGGTTTATTGAAGCTATTAAACAACGTCAACAAACTTTATTTGTCACTATGAGTGCTATTATGCACTATCAAAAAGATTACTTTTTAACTGGTGATGAGCGTAAGCTTAAACCCATGATATTAAAAGATATAGCCGATGAAATAAATATGGATGTATCTACTGTATCAAGAGTAGCCAATAGTAAATATGTGGATACCCCTTATGGGACCAAATTAATTAAAGAATTTTTCTCTGAATCCATGAAAAATGACCAAGGCGAAGATGTTTCAACTAGGGAAATAAAAAAAATATTAGAAATTGTTATTGAGGAAGAAAATAAAAGAAAGCCACTTACAGATGAGACTTTAGCACTAATTTTAAAAGACAAAGGGTATCCAATAGCAAGACGTACCGTTGCAAAGTATAGAGAACAATTGGACATTCCAGTAGCGCGATTAAGAAAAAAGATATGA
- the asnS gene encoding asparagine--tRNA ligase: MTSHTVSELLSKDIVFSEVNIKGWVRTFRANRFVALNDGSTLHNIQCVVDFENTDEATLKRITTGAAVHIEGDLVESQGKGQRVEIIVKTIQILGDSDPETYPIQPKKHSFEFLRENAHLRTRTNTFSAVMRLRSALSFAIHKYFNDHGFYYMHTPIITGSDAEGAGEMFKVSKLDAKNPPLDEKGVVDYSKDFFGKETNLTVSGQLEAETYAMSLGKVYTFGPTFRAENSNTSRHLSEFWMIEPEVAFLDLAGNMDLAEDFMKSVLSDILKNNRDDLEFLENRLIEEDKTKPQLERSDMRLIEKLNFVIDNNFKRVSYTEAIDILRNSKPNKKKKFKYLINEWGTDLQSEHERFLVEKHFKCPVILFDYPAHIKAFYMRLNDDGKTVRAMDILFPGIGEMVGGSQREERLEVLKQKMAALQIDEKELWWYLDLRKYGTAVHSGFGLGFERLVMFVTGMSNIRDVIPFPRTPQNAEF, encoded by the coding sequence ATGACATCACATACGGTTTCAGAATTATTATCAAAAGATATTGTTTTTTCAGAAGTAAATATAAAAGGATGGGTTCGAACTTTCCGTGCCAATAGATTTGTTGCTTTAAATGATGGTTCAACTTTACACAACATTCAATGTGTAGTAGATTTTGAAAATACAGATGAAGCAACTTTAAAACGTATTACTACAGGTGCCGCAGTACATATAGAAGGAGATTTAGTAGAAAGTCAAGGTAAGGGGCAACGTGTAGAAATTATAGTAAAGACTATTCAAATTTTAGGGGATTCTGACCCTGAAACTTACCCTATTCAGCCTAAAAAGCATTCTTTTGAATTCCTTCGTGAAAATGCACATTTAAGAACACGTACCAACACGTTTAGTGCGGTAATGCGTTTACGTTCAGCATTGTCTTTTGCTATTCATAAATATTTTAATGATCACGGATTTTATTATATGCATACACCTATTATTACAGGGAGTGATGCTGAAGGTGCTGGCGAAATGTTTAAGGTTAGTAAGTTGGATGCTAAGAATCCGCCATTGGATGAAAAAGGTGTAGTTGACTATTCAAAAGATTTTTTTGGTAAAGAAACTAATTTAACTGTTTCTGGACAATTAGAGGCAGAAACCTATGCCATGTCTCTTGGTAAAGTATATACCTTTGGCCCTACCTTTCGAGCAGAAAATTCCAATACATCACGACATCTTTCAGAGTTTTGGATGATAGAACCAGAGGTTGCTTTTTTAGACTTAGCAGGCAATATGGATTTGGCAGAAGATTTTATGAAGTCTGTTTTAAGCGATATTCTTAAAAATAATAGAGATGATTTAGAGTTTTTAGAAAATCGATTGATTGAGGAAGATAAAACAAAGCCACAATTGGAACGTAGTGATATGCGTTTAATTGAAAAATTGAATTTTGTTATTGATAATAATTTTAAACGTGTTAGTTATACCGAAGCTATAGACATACTACGAAATAGCAAACCTAACAAAAAGAAAAAATTTAAATATCTAATAAATGAATGGGGTACAGACTTACAAAGCGAACACGAACGTTTTTTAGTAGAAAAACATTTTAAATGTCCAGTCATTCTTTTTGATTATCCTGCCCACATCAAAGCCTTTTATATGCGTTTAAATGATGATGGTAAAACGGTAAGAGCTATGGATATTCTTTTTCCCGGTATTGGTGAAATGGTTGGTGGCTCCCAACGAGAAGAACGCTTAGAAGTACTCAAGCAAAAAATGGCTGCTTTACAGATAGACGAAAAAGAACTTTGGTGGTATTTAGATTTAAGAAAATATGGTACGGCAGTACACTCCGGTTTTGGTTTAGGTTTTGAGCGTTTAGTTATGTTTGTAACAGGAATGAGTAATATTAGAGATGTAATTCCATTTCCAAGAACACCACAAAATGCAGAATTTTAG
- a CDS encoding efflux RND transporter permease subunit, translating into MFKLFTKNFWGVTARLILRNKISILIGIVLITIFFSLQWKNMRFTFTEANLLPDDHEINIIYNDFLKTFGEEGNLIVLGIKDSTLFTTEKLNAWNKLSEEFKGYVAVETVISIKDLQKLVKDTVHEKFLLQPFIKDSITSVAQIDLLQEELFNKYPFYDNFLFNKETKTIRTAIYMDKSIVNTSARKDFVVDVLMPKIEAFEKDYNLDVRISGMPYIRTLNAQIIIDEISGFVLAALLVTSLIFFFFFRSFRATFISLIVVCIGVMWTLGILGLLKYEITVLTALIPPLIIVIGIPNCIFLINKYQHEVQLHGNKVRSLQRVITKIGNATLMTNVTTASGFATFILTESTLLKEFGIVASLSILAIFILCLLIIPIIYTFLPFPKDRHLEHLNKRWIGGFVNWMECMVKNKHITIYAVSIGLLILSIIGIYQIKISGSLIEDMPKKAEFFEDIRFFEQEFNGIMPLEIMIDTKRKKGVMKLSTLKRMDDLEDLIVEIPELSKPISVVGLVKYSKQAYYNGNTKFYQLPTSQENSFILSYAKNSTSNVDLLKNFVDSTGQYARITTFMKDVGTDKMERIEEDLQAKINKVFPKEQYNITITGKALVFQKGTKYLVKNLAISLSLAILLIALFMAYMFRSVRMIVVSLIPNLLPLLITAGLMGYLGVPIKPSTILVFSIAFGISVDDTIHFLAKYRQELQANNWKIKISVYGALRETGVSMFYTSIVLFFGFSVFIISSFGGTVALGALVSVTLLFAMLSNLLLLPSLLLSLERSIANKQVLRKPTINIIPEEDGIDDEN; encoded by the coding sequence ATGTTTAAACTTTTTACAAAAAACTTTTGGGGTGTTACTGCAAGATTGATTTTGCGTAACAAAATTAGCATTCTTATTGGCATTGTATTGATTACTATTTTTTTTAGTCTGCAATGGAAAAACATGCGTTTTACTTTTACCGAAGCCAATCTTTTACCTGATGACCATGAAATAAATATCATTTATAATGATTTTTTAAAAACCTTTGGAGAAGAAGGCAATTTAATTGTGTTAGGCATTAAAGACAGTACCTTATTTACTACTGAGAAATTAAATGCTTGGAATAAACTTTCGGAAGAATTTAAAGGTTATGTTGCTGTTGAAACGGTTATATCAATAAAAGATCTTCAAAAATTAGTAAAGGATACAGTTCATGAAAAATTCCTTTTACAGCCTTTTATCAAAGACTCCATTACTTCTGTTGCTCAAATAGACCTTCTTCAAGAAGAGTTATTTAATAAATACCCTTTTTACGACAATTTTTTATTTAATAAGGAAACAAAAACGATTCGTACGGCTATTTATATGGATAAAAGCATTGTTAACACTTCGGCAAGGAAAGATTTTGTTGTTGATGTTCTAATGCCAAAAATTGAAGCATTTGAAAAAGATTATAATTTAGATGTACGTATTTCTGGAATGCCATACATTAGAACACTTAATGCTCAAATAATAATTGACGAAATAAGTGGGTTTGTATTGGCTGCTTTATTGGTTACCTCACTTATATTCTTTTTCTTTTTCAGGTCTTTTAGAGCCACTTTTATTTCACTTATTGTAGTGTGTATTGGGGTAATGTGGACCTTAGGTATTCTGGGTTTATTGAAATATGAAATAACAGTTTTGACAGCATTAATACCTCCATTAATAATTGTTATTGGTATTCCAAACTGTATATTCTTAATAAATAAATACCAACATGAAGTACAACTGCATGGCAATAAAGTAAGATCGTTGCAACGTGTTATTACCAAAATAGGAAACGCTACTTTAATGACCAATGTTACTACGGCATCCGGTTTTGCTACTTTTATTTTAACAGAAAGTACACTTCTTAAAGAGTTTGGTATAGTAGCATCATTAAGTATCTTGGCAATTTTTATTTTGTGTTTGCTTATAATTCCTATTATCTACACTTTTCTACCTTTTCCCAAAGATCGCCATTTAGAACATTTAAACAAGCGGTGGATTGGTGGTTTTGTTAATTGGATGGAATGTATGGTTAAAAATAAACACATAACCATATATGCTGTTTCTATAGGGTTGTTAATCTTGAGTATTATTGGTATCTATCAGATAAAAATTTCAGGTAGTTTAATTGAAGACATGCCTAAAAAAGCTGAGTTTTTTGAAGATATTCGTTTTTTTGAACAAGAGTTTAACGGTATTATGCCCCTAGAGATTATGATTGACACCAAACGAAAAAAAGGTGTTATGAAACTTTCTACACTTAAGCGCATGGATGATTTGGAAGACTTAATTGTTGAAATTCCAGAATTATCAAAACCTATTTCTGTTGTGGGATTGGTTAAGTATTCTAAACAGGCCTATTATAACGGTAATACAAAATTTTATCAATTACCAACTTCACAAGAAAATAGTTTTATTTTATCATATGCAAAAAACTCAACATCTAATGTTGATTTACTTAAAAACTTTGTAGATAGCACAGGGCAATATGCACGTATTACTACATTTATGAAAGATGTTGGTACTGATAAAATGGAACGTATTGAAGAAGATCTTCAAGCTAAAATAAATAAAGTCTTTCCAAAGGAACAGTATAATATTACTATTACAGGTAAAGCGTTGGTATTTCAAAAGGGGACTAAGTATTTAGTTAAAAATTTAGCTATTTCATTGTCACTGGCTATATTATTAATTGCACTATTTATGGCATATATGTTTCGTTCTGTAAGAATGATTGTTGTTTCTTTAATTCCTAACTTATTGCCTTTATTAATTACTGCAGGGTTAATGGGGTATTTGGGGGTTCCTATAAAGCCATCAACCATATTGGTGTTTAGTATTGCTTTTGGTATATCAGTAGATGATACTATTCATTTTTTAGCAAAATATAGACAAGAATTACAAGCCAATAATTGGAAAATAAAGATATCTGTTTATGGTGCTTTAAGAGAAACAGGTGTTAGTATGTTTTATACATCTATTGTATTGTTCTTTGGCTTTTCAGTATTTATTATCTCCAGTTTTGGAGGTACAGTGGCATTGGGAGCTTTGGTGTCTGTTACCTTATTGTTTGCCATGTTATCAAACTTGTTGTTATTGCCTTCTTTGTTATTGTCGTTAGAGCGAAGTATTGCTAATAAACAAGTTTTAAGAAAACCTACTATAAATATTATTCCTGAAGAAGACGGAATTGATGACGAAAACTAA
- the frr gene encoding ribosome recycling factor, protein MNEDIQFILDSTKEAMSNAIKHLEKQFVNIRAGKASPAMLGSVMVNYYGAQTPLSQVANVNTPDGRTITVQPWEKNMLQEIEKGIMVANLGFNPMNNGDTIIINVPPLTEERRRDLAKQAKAEAEDAKVSIRTARKDANNDIKKNDDVSEDLKKNAEIDVQQMTDKYVKKVDELYEVKEKEIMTV, encoded by the coding sequence ATGAACGAAGACATACAATTTATATTAGATTCAACAAAAGAAGCAATGAGCAATGCTATCAAGCATCTCGAAAAACAATTTGTTAACATACGAGCAGGGAAAGCAAGTCCAGCTATGCTTGGAAGTGTCATGGTGAATTACTACGGAGCTCAAACTCCATTAAGTCAAGTAGCCAATGTAAATACGCCAGATGGAAGAACCATAACCGTTCAACCTTGGGAAAAAAATATGTTGCAGGAAATAGAGAAGGGCATTATGGTTGCTAATTTAGGTTTTAATCCTATGAATAATGGTGATACGATTATTATTAATGTACCACCTTTAACAGAGGAGCGCAGACGTGATTTAGCAAAGCAAGCCAAAGCGGAAGCAGAGGATGCTAAGGTAAGTATTAGAACAGCTCGGAAAGATGCAAATAACGATATTAAAAAGAATGATGATGTTTCTGAAGACCTTAAAAAGAATGCAGAAATTGATGTACAACAAATGACAGATAAATACGTTAAAAAGGTTGATGAACTTTACGAGGTAAAAGAAAAGGAAATCATGACAGTATAA
- the pyrH gene encoding UMP kinase: MKYKRILLKLSGEALMGSRQYGIDPERLAEYAEDIKVITDKGVEVAIVIGGGNIFRGLSGASNGMDRVQGDHMGMLATVINGLALQSALEDSGVPTRLQSAVHINQVAEPFIRRKAMRHLEKGRVVIFGGGTGNPYFTTDSAAVLRAIEIEADVILKGTRVDGIYNVDPEKDSKAIKFNTLSFEEVLSKGLKVMDTTAFTLSQENELPIIVFDMNKKGNLFRVVSGEKIGTEVNI, translated from the coding sequence ATGAAATATAAAAGAATACTACTAAAATTATCTGGTGAAGCTTTAATGGGTTCTCGCCAATATGGAATCGATCCAGAACGTTTGGCGGAATATGCAGAGGATATTAAAGTTATAACTGACAAAGGTGTAGAAGTAGCAATAGTTATTGGGGGAGGAAATATTTTTAGAGGTCTTTCTGGAGCCAGTAACGGCATGGATCGTGTGCAAGGGGATCATATGGGGATGCTTGCAACCGTTATTAATGGTTTAGCATTGCAAAGTGCTTTGGAAGACTCAGGGGTGCCAACACGTTTGCAATCTGCTGTTCATATTAATCAAGTGGCAGAGCCTTTTATTCGCCGTAAAGCTATGCGTCATCTTGAAAAGGGACGTGTGGTTATTTTTGGTGGTGGTACAGGAAATCCATATTTTACTACAGATTCTGCTGCTGTTTTAAGAGCGATTGAAATTGAGGCTGATGTTATATTAAAAGGAACACGAGTAGATGGAATTTATAATGTTGATCCAGAAAAAGATAGTAAGGCAATAAAGTTTAACACTTTATCTTTTGAAGAAGTTTTAAGTAAAGGTTTAAAAGTTATGGATACTACGGCTTTTACTTTAAGTCAAGAAAATGAATTGCCTATTATTGTTTTTGATATGAACAAAAAAGGAAATTTATTTAGAGTGGTTTCTGGAGAAAAAATAGGTACTGAGGTTAACATATAG
- the tsf gene encoding translation elongation factor Ts codes for MESTVKITAAEVNKLRQATGAGMMDCKKALVEAGGDFDKAIDVLRKKGQKVAEKRADRDSSEGAAIAKINADQTEGVAIVLGCETDFVGKNENFVTLANELADLALNFDTKEAFLAADFGGMTVADKLTEQTGVIGEKLDITAFEKLQAPYVGAYVHINKIAALVGLSAKVDNAETLVKDVAMQVASMGATTLSYKDFDPEFVASETEARIAVIEKDNIELGRLGKTLKNVPKFISMAQLTPEALAQAEEDAKAELKAEGKPEQIWDRILPGKMERFISDNTTLDQEKCLLDQNFIKDEKINVAKYVASYGDVEITGFKRATVG; via the coding sequence ATGGAATCTACAGTAAAAATTACAGCAGCAGAAGTAAATAAATTAAGACAAGCAACTGGTGCAGGAATGATGGATTGTAAAAAAGCACTAGTTGAAGCTGGTGGTGATTTTGATAAAGCTATTGATGTTTTACGTAAAAAAGGACAAAAAGTAGCAGAAAAAAGAGCCGATAGAGATTCTTCTGAAGGTGCTGCTATCGCAAAAATTAATGCAGACCAAACAGAAGGAGTTGCTATTGTTTTAGGTTGTGAAACTGATTTTGTTGGTAAAAATGAGAATTTTGTAACCTTAGCTAATGAATTAGCTGATCTTGCTTTAAATTTTGATACAAAAGAAGCATTCTTAGCAGCTGATTTTGGAGGTATGACAGTCGCTGATAAACTAACTGAGCAAACAGGTGTTATTGGTGAAAAATTAGACATTACTGCTTTTGAAAAATTACAAGCACCCTATGTTGGAGCTTATGTACATATTAATAAAATTGCAGCTTTAGTTGGGTTGTCTGCTAAAGTAGATAATGCTGAAACATTAGTTAAAGATGTAGCTATGCAAGTAGCTTCTATGGGAGCAACCACATTGTCTTATAAAGATTTTGATCCTGAATTTGTTGCTTCAGAAACAGAGGCTAGAATAGCTGTTATTGAAAAAGATAATATTGAATTAGGTCGCTTAGGTAAAACGCTTAAAAATGTACCTAAATTTATTTCAATGGCACAATTAACTCCTGAAGCTTTAGCACAGGCAGAAGAGGATGCAAAAGCAGAATTGAAAGCAGAAGGTAAACCAGAGCAAATTTGGGATAGAATTTTGCCAGGAAAAATGGAACGTTTTATTTCTGATAACACTACGCTTGATCAAGAGAAATGTTTATTAGATCAAAACTTCATTAAAGATGAAAAAATAAATGTGGCTAAATATGTTGCCTCTTACGGTGATGTTGAAATTACAGGATTCAAAAGAGCTACAGTAGGATAA
- the rpsB gene encoding 30S ribosomal protein S2, protein MAVEVKELLEAGVHFGHLTRKWDPNMAPYVYMERNGIHIINLYKTAAKIDEAGEALAKIANSGRKILFVATKKQAKDIVAEKAGAINMPYITERWPGGMLTNFVTIRKAVKKMASIDRMKKDGTFLTLSKKERLQVDRLRAKLEKNLGSIVDMTRLPGALFVVDIKREHIAIKEAQKLNIPIFAMVDTNSDPRQVDYVIPANDDASKSIDKILSHVTSAIAGGLAERKADKDASNDAEKAPKAKAAPKAKVTADEEE, encoded by the coding sequence ATGGCAGTAGAAGTAAAAGAATTACTTGAAGCAGGTGTACACTTTGGACACCTTACACGTAAGTGGGACCCAAACATGGCTCCTTACGTATATATGGAACGTAACGGTATTCATATTATAAACCTATACAAAACAGCAGCTAAAATCGACGAAGCAGGAGAGGCTTTAGCAAAAATTGCTAACTCTGGTCGTAAAATTTTATTTGTAGCAACAAAAAAACAGGCGAAGGATATCGTTGCAGAAAAAGCAGGCGCTATTAACATGCCTTATATCACAGAAAGATGGCCAGGTGGTATGTTAACTAACTTTGTTACTATTAGAAAAGCAGTTAAAAAAATGGCGTCTATTGATAGAATGAAGAAAGATGGAACGTTTTTAACTTTATCGAAAAAAGAACGTTTACAAGTTGATCGTTTAAGAGCTAAGTTAGAGAAAAACTTAGGGTCTATTGTTGATATGACTCGTTTACCAGGTGCGTTATTTGTTGTAGATATTAAGCGTGAGCATATTGCGATTAAAGAAGCTCAAAAATTAAACATTCCAATATTTGCAATGGTTGATACCAACTCAGATCCACGTCAAGTTGATTATGTAATTCCTGCAAATGATGATGCTTCTAAATCAATCGATAAAATTTTATCTCATGTAACATCTGCAATAGCAGGAGGTTTAGCTGAGCGTAAAGCAGATAAAGATGCTTCTAATGATGCTGAAAAAGCACCTAAAGCTAAAGCTGCTCCTAAGGCTAAAGTTACCGCAGACGAAGAAGAATAA
- the rpsI gene encoding 30S ribosomal protein S9, translated as MEVIHKIGRRKTAVARAYVSPGTGNITINKKDLANYFTTATLQYKVKQPLVMTNNDGNFDITVNVYGGGITGQAEAVRLALSRAMCEVDAENRLTLKPEGLLTRDPRMVERKKFGQKKARKKFQFSKR; from the coding sequence ATGGAAGTAATTCACAAAATTGGCCGTAGAAAGACGGCTGTTGCTCGTGCTTATGTTTCTCCAGGAACAGGAAACATTACGATTAATAAAAAAGACTTAGCTAATTACTTTACTACCGCTACCTTACAGTACAAAGTAAAGCAACCTTTAGTTATGACTAACAATGACGGCAACTTTGATATTACAGTAAATGTATATGGAGGTGGTATTACCGGTCAAGCAGAAGCTGTTCGTTTAGCCCTTTCTCGTGCTATGTGCGAGGTTGATGCTGAAAACAGATTAACACTTAAACCAGAAGGTTTACTAACTAGAGATCCAAGAATGGTAGAGCGTAAGAAATTCGGTCAGAAGAAAGCGCGTAAGAAATTCCAGTTCTCTAAACGTTAA
- the rplM gene encoding 50S ribosomal protein L13, giving the protein MDTLSYKTISANKATVDKQWVLVDADGQTLGRLASKVAKLLRGKHKPSFTPHVDCGDNVIVINSEKINLTGNKWNDKTYIRHTGYPGGQRSLTATELFGKDPARVVEKSVKGMLPKNKLGADLFRNLTVVVGTEHAHAAQKPKAINLEEFK; this is encoded by the coding sequence GTGGACACATTAAGCTACAAAACCATTTCAGCTAATAAAGCTACTGTAGATAAGCAGTGGGTTTTAGTTGATGCAGATGGTCAAACTTTGGGTCGTTTAGCTTCTAAAGTTGCAAAACTATTAAGAGGTAAACATAAGCCTAGCTTCACACCACATGTTGATTGCGGCGATAACGTAATTGTTATCAACTCAGAAAAAATCAACTTAACTGGAAACAAGTGGAATGATAAAACTTACATTCGTCACACAGGATATCCAGGTGGTCAAAGAAGTTTAACTGCTACAGAATTGTTTGGGAAGGACCCAGCAAGAGTAGTAGAAAAATCAGTAAAAGGAATGCTCCCTAAAAACAAATTAGGTGCAGATTTATTCCGTAACCTAACAGTTGTTGTTGGAACAGAGCACGCTCATGCAGCTCAAAAACCAAAAGCAATTAACCTAGAAGAATTTAAATAA
- the rodA gene encoding rod shape-determining protein RodA: MVRETNKYFKFDWITIILFLLLVGFGWLNILSASHTGDTVDYFDFSQSYGKQLMFIFLTFGLIVLILSIEAKFYERFSSVIYIISMLSLVGLFLFGKNVNGATSWYAIGGMTLQPSEFAKAATALAVAKYVSDLNTNIHDFKDQLKIFVIIALPALLVLLQNDTGSTVVYAAFVFVLYREGLPQIYLILGALLVFLAVFSLKFGALITSVLVVFLVGVYHLVSKKKPHVLQSAFALVVAIAMSFGIKFFYQSILKPHQQDRISLWLRLETDPDKLERMKQTFAYNLNESEKAIGSGGLTGRGFMEGTRTTGKFVPEQHTDYIFSTVGEEWGFVGSSFVVILFVLLLIRIIHLAELQKSQFSRVYGYGVASIIFMHFMINIGMVMGLIPTIGIPLPMFSYGGSGLWAFTMLLFIFIKLDSNRINEW; this comes from the coding sequence ATGGTTAGAGAAACGAATAAGTATTTTAAATTTGATTGGATTACCATCATTCTTTTTCTATTATTAGTGGGTTTTGGGTGGTTAAATATTCTGTCAGCATCTCACACAGGAGATACTGTAGATTATTTTGATTTTTCGCAATCTTACGGTAAGCAGCTCATGTTTATTTTTCTAACATTTGGTTTGATAGTTTTAATTTTATCTATTGAAGCAAAGTTTTATGAACGGTTCTCTAGTGTTATTTATATCATTTCCATGTTATCTTTGGTTGGGCTATTTTTATTTGGAAAAAATGTAAATGGAGCAACTTCTTGGTATGCAATTGGCGGTATGACTTTGCAACCTAGTGAATTTGCAAAAGCAGCAACAGCTTTGGCGGTAGCTAAATATGTAAGCGATTTAAATACTAATATTCATGATTTTAAAGATCAGTTAAAAATTTTTGTAATAATAGCGCTTCCGGCCTTGTTGGTACTGTTGCAAAATGATACAGGAAGTACAGTTGTGTATGCAGCTTTTGTGTTTGTTTTATATAGAGAAGGCTTGCCTCAAATATATTTAATTTTAGGTGCTTTATTAGTGTTTTTGGCTGTTTTTTCGTTGAAGTTTGGGGCACTTATTACATCTGTTTTGGTGGTCTTTTTGGTTGGGGTTTATCATCTGGTTTCCAAAAAGAAACCACATGTTTTGCAATCTGCATTTGCTTTAGTGGTTGCAATAGCCATGTCGTTTGGAATAAAATTCTTTTATCAGAGTATATTAAAGCCACATCAGCAGGATAGAATAAGTTTATGGTTGCGTTTAGAAACGGATCCTGATAAATTAGAACGGATGAAACAGACTTTTGCCTATAATTTAAATGAGTCAGAAAAAGCCATTGGTTCAGGAGGATTAACTGGTAGAGGTTTTATGGAAGGAACCAGAACCACAGGGAAGTTTGTGCCTGAGCAACATACCGATTATATTTTTAGTACGGTAGGTGAAGAATGGGGGTTTGTTGGAAGTTCGTTTGTGGTGATTCTTTTTGTATTGCTTTTAATTAGAATTATACATTTGGCAGAACTACAAAAATCTCAATTCAGTAGAGTGTATGGTTACGGTGTAGCCTCTATTATTTTTATGCATTTTATGATTAATATAGGTATGGTTATGGGGCTCATTCCTACAATAGGAATTCCTTTACCTATGTTTAGCTATGGAGGGTCTGGACTATGGGCATTTACTATGCTGCTTTTTATATTCATAAAATTAGATTCTAATAGAATTAATGAATGGTAG